The Chryseobacterium sp. 52 genome includes a region encoding these proteins:
- a CDS encoding GH3 auxin-responsive promoter family protein — protein MLNFFKKNAALVWAKKHVQKTVEFKKNSEKNQEALLLSLIKTAQKTLFGREHDFENIHSIKEFQEKVSVADYEDLKPYIERVKKGQANILWTDTPEYFAKTSGTTSGSKYIPISKEGMPFQIAGAQSALFHYIAQNGNADFVNGKMIFLQGSPEMEEVFGIKTGRLSGIVAHHIPRYLQKNRLPSWNTNIMEDWEAKVDKIIEETEHENMTLISGIPPWLIMYFEKLTEKHGKKIKQLFPNLQLLVTGGVNYEPYRDKMEDLLGGKVDIIQTFPASEGFFAFQDDYTKEGLLLLTNHGIFYEFIPLEEYGKPGARRLTLKDVELNKDYALILTTNSGLWAYSIGDVVRFIDKNPYRILVSGRTKHFTSAFGEHVIAFEVEEAIKAALEKHPAQIIEFHLAPQVNPSEGLPYHEWLIEFEKKPEDMELFRNELDHQLQNRNTYYKDLITGNILQPLHITALKKNAFHEYAKSQGKLGGQNKTPRLANDRKIADLLEIYKL, from the coding sequence ATGTTAAATTTCTTCAAGAAAAACGCGGCACTTGTCTGGGCAAAGAAACATGTTCAGAAAACTGTGGAATTCAAAAAAAACTCAGAGAAAAATCAGGAAGCTCTTTTGCTGTCTCTTATAAAGACGGCTCAGAAAACTCTTTTTGGAAGGGAACATGATTTTGAGAACATCCATTCTATCAAAGAATTCCAGGAAAAAGTATCTGTTGCGGACTATGAAGATTTAAAACCTTATATCGAAAGGGTAAAAAAAGGACAGGCTAATATCCTGTGGACAGACACTCCGGAGTATTTTGCAAAAACTTCAGGAACCACCTCCGGCTCAAAATACATTCCTATATCAAAAGAAGGAATGCCGTTTCAGATTGCGGGTGCACAGAGTGCATTGTTTCATTATATCGCACAGAATGGCAATGCCGATTTTGTCAATGGAAAAATGATCTTTCTTCAGGGAAGTCCCGAGATGGAAGAGGTTTTCGGAATAAAAACAGGAAGACTGTCCGGGATTGTTGCCCATCATATTCCCCGTTACCTCCAGAAAAACCGCCTCCCAAGCTGGAATACCAATATTATGGAGGATTGGGAAGCTAAGGTAGATAAGATTATCGAGGAAACCGAACATGAAAACATGACGCTGATCTCAGGAATTCCGCCATGGCTTATCATGTATTTTGAAAAGCTTACTGAAAAGCATGGTAAAAAAATCAAACAGCTTTTCCCTAATCTCCAGCTCCTTGTCACAGGAGGGGTCAACTATGAACCTTACCGGGATAAAATGGAGGATCTGCTGGGAGGAAAAGTTGACATTATACAGACATTTCCTGCATCCGAAGGCTTTTTTGCTTTTCAGGATGATTATACTAAAGAAGGACTACTTCTTTTAACCAATCATGGAATTTTCTATGAATTTATTCCTTTGGAGGAATATGGCAAACCCGGAGCACGAAGATTAACTTTAAAAGACGTAGAACTTAATAAAGATTATGCGTTGATTCTTACTACAAATTCCGGTTTGTGGGCCTATTCCATTGGGGATGTTGTACGCTTTATTGATAAGAATCCCTATAGAATTCTGGTGAGTGGAAGGACAAAACATTTCACTTCGGCTTTTGGAGAGCATGTTATCGCCTTTGAAGTAGAGGAAGCTATTAAGGCTGCGTTAGAAAAACACCCTGCCCAGATTATAGAATTCCATCTTGCTCCACAGGTTAATCCTAGCGAAGGACTTCCGTATCATGAATGGCTGATAGAGTTTGAAAAGAAACCTGAAGACATGGAGTTATTCAGAAACGAGCTGGACCATCAACTTCAGAACAGGAATACATACTATAAAGATCTTATTACGGGAAATATTCTTCAGCCCCTTCATATTACAGCACTGAAAAAGAATGCTTTCCATGAATATGCAAAATCCCAGGGTAAATTAGGCGGACAGAATAAAACACCAAGACTCGCCAATGACAGAAAAATTGCAGATCTATTAGAAATTTACAAACTTTAA
- a CDS encoding MFS transporter, whose protein sequence is MISFTPLKTLQNVEFRNLLTGRFFIVLAFRMLATLLGWWVYQLTKDPFSIGLIGLSEVIPAVSCALYAGHVIDMNEKKRLLLICNYAYIFLIGLLLIPAFFNVEMHFNGHEITYFIYGVIFFTGIARAFIGPIVPSMIPKIVKKENLPNAVTLNQATFLISSVCGHAAGGLLIGYFGVKYTLIVIISLIFIASLFFWQLKQQHSEYKKEDVNVVESMREGISYIFRTKEILGALCLDMFAVLFGGAVAMIPVFATDILDAGAEGFGLLNAASDIGSMCVITLLALVPLRKNQGKILLVVVAGFGLCIIGFGLSKMYWLSFIFLVMSGMLDGISVVIRGTIVQLKTPDHIRGRVLSVNSIFIMSSNEMGQFESGLMAKLLGVVRSVVFGGSMTVLVAILVASTNPKLRKMNY, encoded by the coding sequence ATGATTTCCTTTACTCCGTTAAAAACATTGCAAAATGTTGAATTCAGGAATCTTCTTACCGGAAGATTTTTTATTGTTTTAGCCTTCAGAATGCTTGCTACTTTATTAGGATGGTGGGTATATCAGTTAACAAAAGATCCTTTTTCAATAGGCCTGATCGGGCTTTCGGAAGTTATCCCTGCGGTAAGCTGCGCTCTTTATGCAGGACATGTGATTGACATGAATGAAAAAAAGCGTCTCCTGTTAATCTGCAATTACGCGTATATTTTCCTGATTGGCCTGCTGCTGATTCCGGCATTCTTCAATGTGGAGATGCATTTTAACGGGCATGAGATCACGTATTTTATATACGGTGTGATATTTTTCACAGGAATTGCAAGAGCTTTCATCGGACCTATTGTCCCTTCAATGATTCCTAAAATTGTAAAGAAAGAAAATCTACCGAATGCCGTGACACTGAATCAGGCTACATTTCTGATCTCTTCTGTATGCGGACATGCTGCCGGAGGACTTTTAATCGGCTATTTTGGGGTAAAATACACATTGATTGTCATTATTTCATTAATATTCATTGCCTCTTTATTCTTCTGGCAACTGAAGCAGCAGCATTCTGAATACAAAAAGGAGGATGTAAATGTTGTTGAAAGTATGCGCGAGGGTATCTCATATATCTTCAGGACGAAAGAAATATTAGGAGCCTTATGCCTTGATATGTTTGCGGTTCTTTTTGGAGGAGCTGTTGCGATGATTCCTGTATTTGCCACAGACATTTTGGATGCCGGAGCCGAAGGTTTCGGACTTCTGAATGCGGCTTCCGATATAGGTTCTATGTGTGTCATCACTCTTCTCGCGCTTGTTCCGCTAAGAAAGAATCAGGGAAAGATCCTTCTGGTTGTTGTTGCCGGATTTGGCCTTTGTATCATAGGGTTTGGCCTTTCTAAAATGTACTGGCTCTCGTTTATATTCCTTGTGATGAGCGGAATGCTTGATGGTATTTCGGTTGTCATCAGAGGAACTATTGTACAGCTGAAAACTCCTGATCACATCAGAGGACGTGTCCTGAGTGTGAACTCTATATTCATTATGTCGAGTAATGAAATGGGGCAATTTGAGAGTGGATTAATGGCAAAATTACTAGGCGTAGTGCGTTCTGTAGTATTTGGAGGAAGTATGACTGTACTGGTTGCTATTCTTGTAGCAAGTACAAATCCCAAGCTGAGAAAAATGAATTATTAA
- a CDS encoding T9SS type B sorting domain-containing protein — translation MKKYLLIFLFFITQMVFAQQDCVTAIPICSDAAISLTPNGWGSVHEGEVGCLTPSPPSTTQGESNSIWLTFSIETAGTLTFVVTPTGPGATNIDYDFALYGPNHNCANLTATPLRCSYAGLANFGAINPTGLNMTSTDTTEGGGGDGYVKYIDVLPGQIYHLLLNNYSPTIAPFTLTFGGTATLLTPFDNNSSHTYQPNPFLQPGPNSNGEIPVCSAIVNYDFSTFSAHILNSNPNFIVKYYRSATDALDDLNPITAPININVANTYTYAISYVDPGSTTSFLNQCREFGTIKFLDKSFALAPATLTSCSNNGSGTALYDLTTANVNATPNLTLKYYPSLAAVNAGISEITNPYVYYSAAGSAYVKATNEFGCTAIAEITLKFHPLVTVTDAALRSCFLETNHSLGTFNLSNAPVAVGSVPKKYYPSLADAENGTNEILNFLTYTAPTGVVYIKVFNAQGCYSIAKVTLTVLSPVYSNVLQDKIICIEDKTTLDAGPGFNGYEWSTGATTQVINNVAVGTYWVKLKTGDCISMQTVKVYASEQPVVSSIDISNTTITVNVISGTPGYKYSMDNTNWQDSNVFTNISRGDHKVYVKDSYDCEPIEINVVVPNLINVITPNGDGVNDVIDYSALSGKQSLVLSIFDRYGTKIHQADKSNGFKWDGTVAGKKIPTGTYWYSVTWNENDKKNTPFKFSGWVMVKNRE, via the coding sequence ATGAAAAAATATCTACTGATTTTTCTATTTTTCATAACTCAAATGGTTTTTGCGCAGCAAGATTGCGTCACAGCCATCCCAATATGTAGTGATGCTGCTATTTCCCTGACCCCTAACGGATGGGGAAGTGTTCATGAAGGGGAAGTGGGTTGCCTTACGCCAAGCCCACCCTCAACCACACAAGGAGAAAGTAACTCTATTTGGCTTACTTTCAGTATTGAGACTGCAGGAACCTTAACTTTTGTAGTTACCCCTACAGGTCCCGGAGCCACGAATATTGATTATGACTTTGCTCTTTACGGACCCAACCATAACTGTGCTAATTTAACAGCAACCCCTTTGAGATGTTCATATGCAGGTCTTGCTAATTTTGGAGCAATCAACCCGACAGGTCTTAACATGACCTCTACAGATACTACTGAAGGTGGTGGTGGAGATGGGTATGTAAAATATATTGATGTACTTCCAGGACAGATATATCATTTACTTTTAAATAACTACTCCCCTACTATTGCACCGTTTACACTAACTTTCGGAGGTACAGCTACTTTACTTACGCCGTTTGATAATAACTCATCACACACGTATCAGCCTAATCCGTTTTTACAGCCTGGCCCGAATTCAAATGGTGAAATTCCGGTATGTAGTGCTATTGTAAATTATGATTTTTCAACATTTTCAGCACACATCTTAAATTCGAATCCTAATTTCATAGTAAAATATTACAGAAGTGCCACTGATGCTTTAGATGATTTAAACCCTATTACTGCGCCTATCAATATCAATGTAGCCAATACCTATACTTATGCTATCAGCTATGTTGATCCGGGCAGCACGACAAGTTTCTTAAATCAGTGTAGAGAATTCGGAACCATAAAATTCCTGGATAAAAGTTTCGCATTAGCACCTGCAACGCTCACTTCTTGTAGCAACAATGGCTCAGGAACAGCATTGTATGATCTGACAACTGCGAATGTAAACGCAACACCGAATCTTACATTAAAATATTACCCTTCATTAGCAGCTGTTAATGCAGGAATCAGTGAGATTACCAATCCTTACGTTTATTATTCTGCTGCAGGATCTGCGTATGTAAAAGCAACCAATGAATTTGGATGTACAGCAATAGCAGAAATTACCCTGAAATTCCATCCGCTGGTAACCGTAACTGATGCTGCTTTAAGATCATGCTTCCTGGAAACGAACCATTCACTGGGAACATTCAATCTTAGCAATGCTCCGGTAGCTGTTGGTTCAGTACCTAAAAAATATTATCCTTCTCTGGCAGATGCTGAGAACGGAACCAATGAAATATTAAATTTCTTAACGTACACGGCTCCAACAGGGGTAGTTTATATAAAAGTATTTAATGCACAGGGATGTTATTCGATTGCCAAAGTAACACTAACCGTACTTTCACCTGTTTACTCTAATGTTTTACAGGACAAGATCATCTGTATTGAGGATAAAACAACATTGGATGCCGGCCCTGGATTCAACGGTTATGAATGGAGCACGGGAGCAACTACACAGGTCATCAACAATGTAGCTGTAGGAACCTACTGGGTAAAATTGAAAACAGGTGACTGTATCAGTATGCAAACTGTAAAAGTATATGCTTCTGAGCAACCTGTTGTTTCAAGCATTGATATTTCAAACACCACCATCACGGTGAATGTAATTTCCGGAACTCCGGGTTATAAATACTCTATGGACAATACCAACTGGCAGGATTCTAATGTATTTACCAATATTTCAAGAGGAGACCACAAAGTATACGTAAAAGATTCTTACGACTGTGAACCTATTGAAATTAATGTTGTTGTCCCTAATCTTATCAATGTTATTACTCCAAACGGAGACGGTGTAAACGATGTGATAGATTATTCGGCTTTATCAGGAAAACAAAGCCTTGTATTGAGTATCTTTGACAGATATGGAACCAAAATCCACCAGGCTGATAAGTCTAACGGATTCAAGTGGGATGGAACAGTTGCCGGTAAAAAGATTCCTACAGGAACATACTGGTACTCTGTAACATGGAATGAAAATGATAAAAAGAATACACCATTCAAGTTTTCAGGATGGGTAATGGTAAAAAACAGAGAATAA
- a CDS encoding T9SS type B sorting domain-containing protein yields the protein MKKTILFLILLISQVFYSQSDCVSAIPICGNSELSYTPSGPGLIDEGIGPNSCLNDTENEHFSVWYTFTIATSGTLVFTIDPNVNGDDYDFAVYGPTSNGCTSLSTNNVFVTPIRCNYNGSTATGNTGLSLTLPPPPPPNTNGNAGNAAEWSPYMDVLAGETYYLIIDNFRSSPDGFKMIWGGTATLSSAFNDPVLAPNPFIPPGIPTATPTDPTEIMVCGLPSQFNFATLTAGIINGNSANFKVTYHDNVNDVVTGDDPLTIATVNAATTYYYRIRYLDPDNPDNAVNKCFISGKFKFKDASITARNAIVLACNNNGEGTGKFDLTTADVFTGPVTKKYYPTLADLNADTNEITNPNSYISVQKTVYAKVISAFGCTAIANITLTFHPVVTLRDALIEECYIENDIMQSKFDLTLANVGAIAGQTKKFYKTLDDAKAETNPIATPGAYLTVSTEVYVRVTNANQCYAISKITLRVLPPVKSAVLKDKTICAEAKTTLDAGPGFDGYEWSTGATTQSISNAGIGVYWVKLKTGKCFTLQTVTIFASTQPVISSVEISNNSITVNASGGTPPYMYSIDGVTWQASNTFSGLPRGENKIFLKDSYNCNPIQITVTVPNLINAITPNGDKINDEIDYSALAYKKNLIFIVYDRYGNKLYEANKMRDFKWDGTASGKKIPTGTYWYTISWNENDKNSTETKYSGWILVKNKE from the coding sequence ATGAAAAAAACAATACTTTTTTTAATTTTATTAATATCGCAGGTATTCTACTCGCAGTCTGACTGCGTTTCAGCAATACCAATATGTGGAAACTCTGAACTTTCATATACTCCATCAGGCCCGGGACTTATTGATGAGGGCATCGGACCCAATTCATGTCTTAACGACACTGAGAATGAACACTTTTCTGTATGGTACACCTTCACAATTGCTACCTCCGGAACTTTAGTATTTACAATCGATCCAAACGTTAATGGCGATGACTATGATTTTGCAGTCTATGGCCCTACCAGCAATGGATGTACTTCTTTAAGCACCAACAACGTTTTTGTAACGCCAATCAGATGTAATTATAACGGAAGTACTGCAACAGGAAATACAGGACTATCTTTAACCCTGCCTCCGCCACCTCCGCCAAACACAAACGGAAACGCTGGAAATGCAGCAGAATGGAGCCCATACATGGACGTACTGGCTGGTGAAACATATTATCTTATTATAGATAACTTCAGAAGTTCTCCGGACGGATTTAAAATGATCTGGGGTGGTACCGCTACATTAAGTTCAGCGTTTAACGATCCTGTTCTGGCTCCTAATCCTTTTATACCACCCGGCATTCCTACCGCTACGCCTACAGATCCTACTGAAATTATGGTATGCGGGCTTCCGTCACAATTTAACTTTGCGACACTTACTGCCGGTATTATCAATGGAAACAGTGCTAACTTTAAAGTAACTTATCATGATAATGTTAACGATGTGGTTACGGGAGATGATCCTTTAACAATTGCTACGGTAAATGCAGCCACTACCTATTACTATAGAATCCGATACCTGGATCCTGACAACCCGGACAATGCCGTCAACAAATGTTTCATAAGCGGGAAGTTTAAATTCAAAGATGCAAGCATTACAGCAAGAAATGCTATAGTTCTTGCCTGCAACAACAATGGGGAAGGCACTGGAAAGTTTGATCTTACAACAGCAGATGTATTTACAGGTCCTGTTACTAAAAAATACTATCCTACTCTTGCAGACCTGAATGCTGACACTAACGAGATTACCAATCCAAACAGCTACATTTCGGTACAGAAAACAGTATACGCAAAAGTAATTTCTGCGTTTGGATGTACAGCTATAGCAAACATCACCCTAACATTCCATCCTGTAGTTACATTAAGAGATGCACTGATAGAAGAATGTTATATTGAAAACGATATTATGCAGTCTAAATTTGACCTGACACTGGCCAATGTAGGCGCCATCGCAGGACAGACAAAAAAATTCTATAAAACACTAGACGACGCAAAAGCAGAAACCAATCCAATAGCTACTCCTGGTGCTTATCTTACTGTGAGCACTGAAGTTTATGTAAGAGTGACCAACGCTAATCAGTGTTATGCTATTTCCAAGATCACATTGAGAGTTCTTCCTCCGGTAAAATCTGCTGTATTGAAGGATAAAACAATCTGTGCTGAAGCTAAAACAACATTGGATGCAGGACCTGGATTTGATGGATACGAATGGAGCACAGGTGCTACTACACAGTCTATCAGCAACGCCGGAATAGGTGTTTATTGGGTGAAATTAAAAACAGGAAAATGTTTTACACTTCAGACAGTAACCATTTTTGCATCTACGCAGCCGGTAATTTCAAGTGTAGAGATCAGCAATAATTCTATCACCGTGAATGCTTCAGGCGGAACTCCTCCTTATATGTATTCAATAGACGGAGTTACCTGGCAGGCATCTAACACATTCAGCGGACTTCCTAGAGGAGAAAATAAAATATTCTTAAAGGATTCTTACAACTGTAACCCTATCCAGATTACAGTAACTGTACCGAATCTTATTAATGCGATCACTCCGAACGGTGATAAGATAAACGACGAGATTGACTACTCTGCTCTGGCTTATAAGAAAAATCTAATATTTATCGTATACGACAGATATGGGAACAAGCTTTATGAAGCTAACAAAATGAGAGACTTTAAATGGGACGGTACAGCTTCCGGGAAGAAAATTCCAACAGGAACTTACTGGTACACGATCTCATGGAATGAAAATGATAAAAACAGTACCGAAACGAAATATTCAGGTTGGATACTGGTAAAAAATAAAGAATAG
- the dnaB gene encoding replicative DNA helicase, with the protein MAQKETLSSLTHGNFARELSIADGKMPPNAVDFERLVIGTFLIDKKGLDHSIDLLTPEVFYDPRHQVIFSTILKLYEANHPVDLMTIIQELKKEDKLSQAGGDHYIIDLTMGVSSSAHIEYHVRVILEKYILRSLINVSANVIDSSYKESTDVFELLDKAEQSFFEITNGTIKKGFDTANSLVKQAIETIKSLKDKEGLSGVPSGFRDIDKETGGWQNSDLIIIAARPAMGKTAFLLSMARNIAVDHKIPMVLFSLEMASVQLITRMIASETKISSEKLRKGTLDDEEWQRLFSNVSELENAPLFIDETPSLSIFDFRAKCRRLVMQHGVRLIMVDYLQLMTAGSGGKGVGNREQEISMISRSLKAIAKELNVPVIALSQLSRSVEARPGKRPQLSDLRESGAIEQDADIVSFIFRPEYYKIAVWDNDEEGQESPTENQAELIIAKHRNGATADVRLSFLKHFARFGDIEAALDGGLGGYPSNFGSNEPSGFDKIKTTIQPGAAFDLPDSSKLSGSSMNDFDDDDDFPF; encoded by the coding sequence ATGGCGCAGAAAGAAACATTATCATCCCTTACACACGGAAACTTTGCAAGAGAACTGTCTATTGCGGATGGAAAAATGCCTCCCAATGCTGTAGATTTTGAAAGACTGGTTATCGGAACTTTTTTAATTGATAAAAAGGGACTTGACCACTCTATTGACCTTCTTACTCCGGAAGTATTTTATGACCCCAGACATCAGGTTATTTTTTCCACAATCTTAAAGCTTTATGAAGCCAATCATCCTGTGGATCTTATGACGATTATTCAGGAGTTAAAAAAGGAAGATAAATTAAGCCAGGCGGGTGGCGACCATTATATCATTGATCTTACGATGGGTGTAAGTTCATCTGCCCATATTGAATACCACGTACGTGTTATCCTTGAAAAATATATTTTAAGAAGTCTGATCAATGTTTCCGCCAATGTGATTGATTCTTCATATAAAGAATCTACCGATGTATTTGAACTTTTGGACAAGGCCGAGCAATCCTTCTTTGAAATCACCAACGGAACGATTAAAAAAGGATTCGACACGGCTAATTCATTGGTAAAACAGGCTATTGAAACCATTAAATCTTTGAAAGATAAAGAGGGACTTTCGGGAGTTCCTTCAGGATTTAGAGATATTGACAAAGAAACCGGAGGCTGGCAGAATTCCGACCTCATCATTATTGCTGCCCGTCCGGCGATGGGTAAAACAGCGTTTCTTCTGTCCATGGCAAGAAATATTGCCGTAGATCACAAGATCCCAATGGTGCTTTTCTCTCTCGAGATGGCATCTGTACAGTTGATCACCAGGATGATTGCTTCTGAAACGAAAATCTCTTCCGAAAAACTGAGAAAGGGAACTTTGGATGATGAAGAATGGCAGAGACTTTTCTCCAATGTATCAGAACTGGAAAATGCTCCGTTATTTATTGACGAAACCCCGTCACTTTCTATATTCGACTTCCGGGCAAAATGCCGAAGACTGGTTATGCAGCATGGTGTAAGGCTTATCATGGTCGATTATCTCCAGCTGATGACCGCAGGAAGCGGAGGAAAAGGAGTTGGAAACCGTGAACAGGAAATCTCCATGATCTCCCGTTCATTAAAAGCTATTGCTAAGGAACTTAACGTCCCGGTTATCGCACTTTCACAGCTGTCAAGAAGTGTGGAAGCCCGCCCCGGAAAAAGGCCTCAGCTTTCTGACCTTAGAGAATCCGGAGCAATTGAGCAGGATGCGGATATTGTATCGTTTATCTTCAGACCGGAATATTATAAAATCGCCGTGTGGGATAATGATGAAGAAGGCCAGGAAAGTCCAACAGAAAACCAGGCAGAGCTCATCATCGCAAAACACAGGAATGGAGCGACGGCAGATGTAAGATTATCATTCTTAAAACATTTTGCAAGATTTGGTGATATTGAAGCTGCCTTAGATGGTGGTTTAGGCGGTTATCCTTCTAATTTCGGATCCAACGAACCTAGTGGTTTTGACAAAATAAAGACAACGATTCAGCCGGGTGCAGCATTTGACCTTCCGGACAGTTCAAAATTATCAGGATCTTCAATGAATGACTTTGATGACGATGATGATTTCCCGTTTTAA
- the rnhA gene encoding ribonuclease HI produces MRIEIYTDGACSGNPGKGGYGILMRVPEKNYQKTFSKGFRKTTNNRMELLAVISAMEKLKSSENDIHIYTDSKYVADSVNQNWIAGWIKRGWKNVKNPDLWKRFIEMYNKHTPKLHWVKGHAGHFENELCDKLAVAAANSSDLEIDTYFEGLESNSLF; encoded by the coding sequence TTGAGAATAGAAATATATACTGACGGCGCATGCAGCGGAAATCCGGGAAAAGGAGGCTATGGAATTCTCATGCGTGTTCCTGAAAAGAACTATCAGAAAACATTTTCCAAAGGATTCAGAAAAACAACCAATAACAGGATGGAACTTCTGGCCGTTATTTCTGCTATGGAAAAACTAAAATCTTCGGAGAATGATATCCATATTTATACAGACAGCAAATACGTAGCAGATTCGGTGAATCAAAACTGGATTGCCGGATGGATCAAGAGAGGATGGAAAAATGTAAAAAATCCTGATCTCTGGAAAAGATTCATTGAGATGTACAATAAACACACTCCAAAATTGCACTGGGTAAAAGGCCATGCAGGACACTTTGAAAATGAACTCTGTGACAAGCTTGCCGTTGCTGCAGCCAATTCATCTGACCTAGAGATTGATACTTATTTCGAAGGCCTGGAAAGCAACTCTCTTTTTTAA